One Actinospica robiniae DSM 44927 genomic region harbors:
- a CDS encoding class I SAM-dependent methyltransferase — protein MTPSSKLNGNRSAWEAASEKHVREYQELLARARNECSLFAQELDLLRPILAHSPEVVHLQSGHGLDDIALVDAGARSVVGVDFSQVAATAAQRRADELGAPCRYVVAELPGAPLHDACADLVYTGKGALIWLPDLRAWAADVARLLRPEGHLFVYESHPAVPLWTWDEDEPRIRADRGYFERSHVNDTFPAHGAVEYQATLAEVINAVLSADLELQYVAEFAEPFWRPDGVAAAAWGGRLPNMFALVARRRRAGAI, from the coding sequence ATGACGCCCAGCAGCAAGCTGAACGGGAATCGGAGCGCGTGGGAGGCGGCGTCGGAGAAGCACGTCCGCGAATACCAGGAGCTGCTGGCCCGGGCCAGAAACGAGTGCTCCTTGTTCGCCCAGGAACTGGACCTGCTGCGCCCCATCCTGGCGCACTCACCAGAGGTCGTGCATCTGCAAAGCGGCCACGGCCTGGACGACATCGCGCTGGTCGACGCCGGCGCGCGCTCGGTCGTCGGAGTGGACTTCAGCCAGGTCGCCGCGACAGCGGCGCAACGGCGCGCGGACGAGTTGGGGGCGCCCTGCCGCTACGTGGTCGCCGAGCTGCCGGGCGCACCGCTGCACGATGCGTGCGCGGACCTCGTCTACACGGGCAAGGGGGCGCTGATCTGGCTGCCGGACCTGCGGGCGTGGGCTGCCGACGTCGCCCGCCTGCTGCGACCCGAAGGGCACCTGTTCGTCTACGAGTCCCATCCGGCGGTGCCGCTGTGGACCTGGGACGAGGACGAGCCCCGGATCCGAGCCGACCGCGGCTACTTCGAACGCTCACACGTCAACGACACGTTTCCCGCGCACGGAGCGGTGGAGTACCAGGCCACGCTGGCAGAGGTCATCAACGCGGTGCTCTCCGCCGACCTGGAGCTGCAGTACGTGGCGGAGTTCGCCGAGCCCTTCTGGCGGCCGGACGGTGTCGCGGCGGCGGCTTGGGGAGGACGGCTGCCGAACATGTTCGCGCTCGTCGCGCGGCGCAGACGAGCAGGGGCTATTTGA
- the hrpB gene encoding ATP-dependent helicase HrpB yields MNPAWLDLPVRDAVPELRRALVQRGTAVLAAPPGTGKTTLVPLALAGLVSEADPDAGTAGPRRVLVAEPRRLAARAAARRMAWLLGEPVGERVGFTVRGERKAGPRTVVEVVTTGVLLQRLQRDQELAGVDTVILDECHERHLDADTALAFLLDVRATLRPDLHVLCASATSDTAAWAQLLGGDGQVPAPVVEATGIQHPVEVVWSPPSRPVCAPQGLRVDPVLLEHVAATVQRALRERDGDVLCFLPGAGEIARVAGMLAGLSERVDVLQLHGRAASAVQEAALIIGARRRVVLSTSVAESSLTVPGVRSVVDCGLAREPRTDHSRGLATLVTVRASLATGRQRAGRAGREAPGVVYRCWAEFEDARARAMPTPEIMQADLTSFALQVACWGAPGARGLALPDAPPDGAMAAARDVLIALGAVDAEGRATGRGVGIARTGLHPRLGRALLDGAPQVGSRQAAELVALLSEEAPRALGDDLAAVHRAAAAGRDPYAARWRDEVRRLVGHVESAGNTRSAVSEAAAGGLIVGLAFPERIARARAGAAGSAGASSGSAKPELGARVSYLMASGTAADTAPGSALSGAEWIAVAVADRPAGSPAARVQLAAVLDEATAKRCATPLLTDREEVRWATPAGSRRGDVAARRVQTLGAIELTTKPLAAPAPARLRAALLEGLTAETVSELLTWSAEATALRQRLAFLHRALGQPWPEVDDHALLAEADQWLEPELSRARRRADLERIPTATALARLLPWAGGAAGRLDELAPERITVPSGSRIRVDYSADHPVLAVKIQELFGWDAAPQLADGRVTLTIHLLSPAGRPAAVTSDLASFWRDGYRAVRADLRGRYPRHPWPEDPTAAEPTRRVNQRK; encoded by the coding sequence GTGAACCCGGCCTGGCTCGACCTTCCCGTCCGCGACGCTGTTCCCGAACTCCGGCGTGCCTTGGTTCAGCGCGGGACTGCTGTGCTGGCCGCGCCGCCAGGAACTGGGAAGACGACGCTGGTTCCGCTGGCCTTGGCCGGCCTGGTGTCCGAGGCCGACCCAGATGCGGGAACGGCCGGGCCCCGCCGGGTGCTGGTGGCCGAGCCGCGTCGGCTCGCGGCGCGGGCCGCGGCGCGGCGGATGGCCTGGCTGCTGGGTGAACCGGTGGGGGAGCGGGTCGGCTTCACGGTGCGCGGCGAGCGCAAGGCCGGGCCGCGCACGGTGGTCGAGGTGGTCACCACCGGCGTGTTGCTGCAACGGCTACAGCGCGACCAGGAACTGGCGGGCGTCGACACCGTCATCTTGGACGAGTGCCATGAACGGCACCTGGATGCCGACACCGCGCTTGCCTTCCTCCTCGACGTCCGGGCCACCCTGCGCCCCGACCTGCACGTGCTCTGCGCTTCGGCGACCTCCGACACCGCCGCCTGGGCCCAACTCCTGGGCGGAGACGGCCAGGTCCCCGCGCCCGTCGTGGAAGCCACGGGCATCCAGCACCCGGTGGAGGTGGTCTGGTCGCCGCCGTCCCGGCCGGTGTGTGCGCCGCAAGGGCTGCGCGTGGACCCGGTGCTGCTGGAGCATGTGGCCGCGACCGTGCAGCGCGCGCTGCGCGAACGCGACGGGGACGTGCTGTGCTTCCTGCCCGGCGCGGGTGAGATCGCTCGGGTGGCCGGGATGCTGGCCGGGCTGAGTGAGAGGGTGGATGTGCTGCAGTTGCACGGGCGGGCCGCCTCCGCCGTCCAGGAGGCGGCGCTGATCATCGGTGCCCGTCGGCGGGTGGTGCTCTCCACCTCCGTCGCCGAGTCCTCGCTGACCGTGCCGGGGGTGCGCAGCGTCGTGGACTGCGGTCTGGCGAGGGAACCGCGCACCGACCACTCCCGCGGCCTGGCGACCTTGGTCACCGTCCGGGCGTCACTGGCCACCGGACGCCAGCGGGCGGGGCGCGCCGGACGCGAGGCCCCCGGAGTGGTCTACCGCTGTTGGGCGGAATTCGAGGACGCCCGGGCCAGAGCCATGCCGACGCCCGAGATCATGCAGGCCGACCTCACGTCCTTCGCGCTCCAGGTCGCCTGCTGGGGTGCGCCTGGCGCGCGCGGCCTCGCTCTTCCCGATGCCCCGCCGGACGGCGCGATGGCCGCCGCCCGAGATGTGCTGATCGCCTTGGGCGCGGTCGACGCCGAGGGCCGCGCCACGGGGCGGGGTGTGGGTATCGCTCGCACCGGCCTGCACCCGCGGCTCGGCCGAGCCCTGCTGGACGGTGCCCCGCAGGTCGGATCCCGACAGGCTGCCGAACTGGTGGCGCTGTTGTCCGAGGAGGCCCCGCGTGCACTGGGCGACGACCTGGCCGCTGTCCACCGCGCTGCCGCCGCCGGCCGCGACCCGTACGCTGCACGCTGGCGCGACGAGGTCCGCCGACTGGTGGGCCACGTCGAGTCCGCGGGCAACACTCGCTCGGCAGTCAGCGAAGCCGCGGCGGGCGGTCTGATCGTCGGGCTCGCCTTCCCCGAACGCATCGCACGGGCGCGCGCAGGTGCGGCTGGGTCTGCGGGTGCGAGTTCGGGTTCGGCGAAGCCCGAATTAGGCGCACGCGTCTCCTACCTGATGGCCTCGGGCACAGCTGCCGACACGGCGCCCGGCTCCGCCCTGAGCGGCGCGGAGTGGATCGCCGTCGCGGTCGCCGACCGTCCGGCCGGGTCCCCGGCCGCCCGGGTCCAGTTGGCCGCCGTCCTGGACGAGGCCACCGCAAAGCGTTGCGCCACGCCCCTGCTGACTGACCGTGAGGAAGTCCGCTGGGCCACTCCGGCCGGCTCGCGCCGGGGCGATGTCGCGGCAAGAAGGGTGCAGACCTTGGGCGCGATCGAGCTCACCACCAAGCCCCTCGCCGCCCCCGCCCCCGCCCGTCTGCGTGCCGCCCTGCTGGAAGGCCTGACCGCCGAGACCGTCAGCGAACTGCTCACCTGGTCTGCCGAGGCCACCGCACTGCGTCAGCGCCTGGCTTTCCTCCACCGCGCTCTCGGCCAGCCCTGGCCCGAGGTCGACGACCACGCCCTGCTGGCCGAGGCCGACCAGTGGCTGGAGCCCGAGCTCTCCCGCGCCCGCCGCCGCGCCGACCTCGAACGCATCCCCACCGCGACCGCCCTGGCCCGACTGCTGCCCTGGGCCGGCGGCGCCGCGGGCCGCTTGGACGAACTCGCCCCCGAACGCATCACCGTCCCCAGTGGCAGCCGAATCCGCGTCGACTACTCCGCCGACCACCCCGTCCTCGCCGTCAAAATCCAAGAGCTCTTCGGCTGGGACGCAGCCCCGCAACTGGCCGACGGCCGAGTCACCCTGACGATCCACCTGCTCTCTCCCGCAGGGCGCCCCGCCGCCGTCACCAGCGACCTGGCCTCCTTCTGGCGCGACGGCTACCGCGCCGTCCGCGCCGACCTACGCGGGCGCTACCCCCGCCACCCCTGGCCCGAGGACCCGACCGCCGCCGAACCGACCCGGCGTGTCAATCAACGTAAATAA